TGGCCCCGGCAAAAACGTTCGCGCGTGTCACCAGCGCGACCCCGGCGGCCTGAACAATATGCGTCCCCATGATCGGGCTGAACGATACGGCCACACCCGCCGCCAGACCCGCCGTAATGGAATAGGATGAATCGGACCGGCGGAACATGCGGTGGCGGATATAATCCCATGTCCGTCCCCACCCCATGGATGGCCAGAGTATTTCACGCAAACGCTTTATCGGGTGCAGCTTGGTGCGGCGGCGAAACAGCATGATGGCGTATCACAAACCCGCTATCGCCCGCGGGACCGTTGCACCGACGCAATCTGTGGCGTCGCGCGCAGGGCCGCGATGATATTGTTCAAATGTTTAATGTCGTTCACATAGACATCCAAAATCATATCCCAGAAATCAAGCGACCGGTTCGTGATTTTCAAATTGGTGATGTTCCCGCCGTTTTTGCCGATCACAGTCGAAATGGTACCCAGCGCCCCGGCCACGTTGGCAATCGTCACATCAATCCGGCCAATATGCGATTCCGGTGAATCCGGGCCATCACCCCATGATACGTCCAGCCAGCGTTCTGGCGTATCGGCGAAGTTTTCCAGCGTTTCACAATCAATCGTGTGAATGGTCACGCCCTTACCCGTCGTCACAATCCCGACGATCCGGTCACCCGGCAGCGGGTGGCAGCAACGGGCAAAGTGAACGGCCATGCCGGGGATCAGCCCCTTAATCGGCATCGGGCGGGATGATGATTCCGCCTTGCGCCCCGTTACGCCAGCCTCGGCCACATCCATTTCATTGGGCTTGCGCGCCGGTGCGGCCTTGTGGCTGGGGAAAATGGCGCGGAACACGTCGCGGGCCACGAAATTGCCCTGACCAATCCCGGCCAGAATATCATCGACCACTTCCGCCCCGCGGAATTGGTTCAAAATACCGGCCAGACCCTTTTCACTATATTCGTAGCCTTCGGCCTGAAACACTTTCTGCAACATCGCGCGGCCCAGCGTCGCATATTCATCACGCTGTTGCTGGCGCACGTAACGGCGAATGTGCGACCGCGCTTTGCCGGTGGCCACAAACCGTTCCCATGTCGGTGACGGCGTCTGGTTCTTGGCCGTGATAATATCGACCTGATCCCCGTTTTGCAGCTTGGTGTTCAGCGGCGCAATCCGTCCGTTGATCTTTGCCCCTGTGCAACGGTCACCGACGTTGGAGTGAATGGCATAGGCGAAATCGACCGGGGTCGACCCGTTCGGCAACTCCATCAAATCGCCCTTGGGCGTAAAGACGAACACCTGATCCTGGAACAATTCCAGTTTGGTATTCTCCAAAAACTCTTCCGGACGCTGTTCGTTTTCAATCAGGTCGAGCAATTCACGCAACCAGCGGAACTGGCGCGCATCTTTCATATCCGCTTTCGATGCACCGCCCTTGTACGCCCAGTGCGCGGCCACGCCCAGATCGGCCTCTTCGTTCATGTCCTTGGTGCGGATTTGCACCTCGATCCGCTGGTTTTCCGGACCGATCACCGTCGTGTGAATGGAGCGATAACCGTTGGGCTTCGGCGTCGAGATATAATCTTTGAAGCGCCCCGGCACGGTCGGATACTGGCTGTGGATGATACCCAGCACGTGGTAGCATTGCTCAACATTATCCACCAACACACGGAACGCCATGATGTCGGATAATTGTTCGAACGATACGTTCTTGCGCTGCATCTTGCGCCAGATGGAATAGCGCGTTTTTTCGCGCCCCAGCACAACGCCGTTAATCCCGGCATCTTTCAGCGTCTTGCTCAACGCCTTGATGATGGTATCGGCCATATCCGTGCCTTCCTGGCGCAGATAGGACAGGCGGTTGGTGATGCTTTCGCGCGCTTCCGGATTCATCACGCCAAAGGCGCGGTCTTCCAATTCTTCCTTGATCTGGTGGATACCGATACGTTCCGCCAGCGGCGCATAAATTTCCAGCGTTTCGCGCGCGATGCGACGCTGTTTTTCCGGCTTCGCGATGTGGTGAATGGTGCGCATATTGTGCAACCGGTCGGCCAGCTTGACCAACAGCACACGAATATCATCCGACATGGCCAGAACCAGCTTGCGGAAGTTTTCCGCCTGCTTGCCCTCAACCGTCTGGCCTTCGATCCGGGACAGTTTGCTGACGCCGTTGACCATGTTGGCCACATCATCGCCGAAGAGTTTTTTCAACTCTTCCATCGTCGCATCGGTGTCTTCCAGCGTATCATGCAGGATGGCCGTCACAATCGTGGCCGGGTCCATTTTCATATCGGCCAGAATGGCCGCGACCTCAACCGGGTGCGTATAATACGGCTCGCCCGAGGCGCGGACCTGCCCGTCATGCTTCACCCGCGCATATTCGATCGCCCGCTCAATCAAAGCGGGGTCGATGTCGGGATTATAGGTCTTGATCTGGTCGACCAGATCGCTGGACAGGCTCATGGAAAGGGCACCACGCGGGATGAAAAACGACTTCAGTAATATAAAGGGGATACGGGAATAAAAAAGCCGGGTTTCCCCGGCTTTTTACGAATTCTTACGCGCGGACCCGCTTACAGGTCGTCATCGCCATCCGGAACGCCGCCAGCCAGATCTTCCAACGACGGTTCGCCATCGTCGTCACCGAAATCGTCGTCATCATCGGAATCACGATCCAGATCCATCGCGGCGGATTGGGCGGCCAGCGCATTCCACTCTTCTTCGCCATCCATCTGGTCGATGATGTCTTCGCTGTCGTCCATTTCGATGACGCGCTGGTTGTTGCGGATCAGCTCTTCTTTCAAATCTTCAACGCCAACGGTTTCTTCGGCGATTTCGCGCAAAGCCACAACCGGGTTTTTGTCGTTGTCGCGATCCAGCGTCAAAGCCGCGCCGGAGCCGATTTTGCGCGCCCGTTGGGCGGCCAGCATGACCAGTTCGAACCGGTTTGCTACTTTTTCAACGCAATCTTCTACGGTAACGCGTGCCATTCGTGGGTCCTTCTTAAAGGGAAAATCCTTGAAAACTTCCCGGTTTATACGGGGTTGTGGACAAAAGTGCAAGCCCGAAGCGGCCCAAAATCCATAACGTGGACCCATACACGCCGCACAACCCGGGTCTGTCATCACCGCCCCTTGTCACGCGGCATCCCTCGGCCTATCTCCACCTGCCTATGCCGAGGTCTAGCATCTTGGGAAAATTTGCTTTTTTGGTTCATATTATGTTGAAATGATGTAGAATATCCTTATATGAAGAACTGCTAATATTTTTTTGCCAAGGCTCATAATATCCTTGCTAAAAATGCTAACCGATTGATTTTGTACAGAAAGAACACATAGCATCATGCGTCGCCAAAAAAACCAGATTGCAAACATCCCCTTCTATCCTGAAGAGAAGCTTGCTTTGTTCATCGACGGGTCGAACCTGTACGCCGCCGCGCGCGCGCTGGAATTCGACATTGATTATCGCCTGCTCCTGAAATGGGCGGCGGATCAGGGCCGCTTGGTTCGGGCGCTGTATTACACCGCTCTGATCGAAGATCAGGAATATTCGCCGATCCGCCCGCTGGTCGATTGGCTGGATTATAACGGCTACACCATGGTGACCAAACCGACGAAGGAATTCGTTGATGCCCAGGGCCGCCGCAAGATCAAAGGCAATATGGATATCGAACTGGCCATCGACATGATGGAAATGGCCGACAATGTCGACCACATCATGCTGTTCTCCGGCGATGGTGATTTCCGCCGCCTGATCGAAGCCGTTCAGCGCAAGGGCGTGCGCGTCACCGTTGTCTCCTCAATCAAAACCAGCCCGCCAATGGTGGCTGATGAACTGCGCCGTCAGGCCGACCATTTCCTGGAACTGGAAATGCTGGCCAACGCCATCCAACGCGCCGGCGGCCCGCGCACTGCGGCCAACGCCCAACCCGCCACCGATGGCATGGATGACGAAGATGAAGACGACAATTTCGGCAACGCCCTGCCCCCGAGCATTCTGGGCGCCGAATAAGCGACAAACGAAACAACAAAAAACGGTCCCGAAAATCGATCGGGACCGTTTTTTTATTCTCTGAAAACCACCGCGCTTAGCGTTCGGCCAGTTTCTTTTCCAGCCAGTGAATATTGTATTCACCCGACGTGAATTCCGGCTGTTCGCTGATCCACAATTGCAGGGGCAATGTTGTCTTCACGCCCTCGACCACCGTTTCGGTGATGGCACGGCGCAGACGGCGGATGCATTCATCGCGGTTGCGGCCATGCACGATCAGCTTGCCCACCATGGAGTCATAGTACGGCGGAATGCGATAGCCGCCATAAATCGCGGAATCAAACCGCACACCCAAACCGCCCGGGGCGTGGAATTGCGTGATCGTGCCCGGGGACGGCATAAACGTGTCCGGATCTTCGGCATTGATACGGATTTCGATGGCATGACCACGCAAATGAATGCGGTCCTTGTTCACGCTCAACGGCTCGCCCGCGGCCACACGGATTTGTTCGGCGATCAAATCGATGCCCGTGATCATTTCCGTGACCGGGTGTTCCACCTGAATCCGGGTGTTCATTTCCATGAAGAAGAATTGCCCGTTTTCGTACAGGAATTCGATTGTGCCCGCGCCGCGATAGCCCATTTTGCGGATCACTTCGGCGGCCAGCGACCCGATCTGGTCACGCTCTTCCGCGCTCAAAACCGGGGACGGGGCTTCTTCAACCAATTTCTGGTGGCGACGCTGGGTGGAGCAATCGCGTTCACCCAAATGGATGGCGTTGCCATGCGTATCACCGAATACCTGGATTTCGATGTGACGCGGCTTCTCCAGATATTTTTCAACGTATACGGTGTCATCGCCAAAGTTTGCTTTGGCTTCGGACCGGGCCGTGGAATACGCTTCCTGAAACTCTTCGGGGCTGCGGACCACTTTCATACCCTTGCCGCCGCCGCCGGATGCGGCCTTGATCAGGACCGGGTAACCCGCTTCCTTGGCAAATGCCAAGCCTTCTTCAACCGATTCCAGCGCCCCTTCGGACCCCGGCACAACCGGCAAACCCAGCGCTTTCACCGTTTTCTTGGCCATCACCTTGTCGCCCATCGTGGCGATATGTTCCGGCTTCGGTCCGATGAACACGAAACCGTGTTCTTCGACCATGCGAGCGAATTGTTCGTTTTCCGACAGGAACCCGTAACCCGGGTGAATGGCCTCAGCCCCCGTTACGGTGGCCGCGGTCAAAATCGCCGGAATGTTCAGATAGCTTTCGCGTGAGGGTGCCGGGCCGATACAGACGCTTTCATCCGCCAGACGCACAGCCATGGCATTGGCATCAGCGGTCGAGTGAACAGCCACAGTTTGAATACCCATCTCGCGACAGGCGCGGATGATACGCAGGGCAATCTCGCCCCGGTTCGCAATCAGGATTTTCTTAAACATGATGTCCGCTTCTTATCGCTACTTACTCGATGACCATCAAAACGTCGCCGTATTCAACAGGCTGACCGTTTTCGATAGCGATTTGCGTCACAACGCCGCCTTTTTGGGCCTTGATCGGGTTCATCACCTTCATGGCTTCAATAATCAGCAGCGTATCACCCGCCTTCACCGTTGCGCCCTTCTGTACAAAGGACGGCGCACCCGGTTCAGCCTGCAGATAGGCGGTGCCCACCATCGGCGAAACAACAGCGCCCGGATGGTTGCCAGCAACCGTCGACGGCGCCGACAGGTTTGCGGCCTGCGGAATGGTCGGGTCGGACGCCATGCTGACCGGCATCGGTGCGCTGCCGCTGAACACGGCACCACCGCGTGCAACGCGGATGACCTGTTCGCCTTCGGCGACTTCGATCTCCGTCAGATGGGTTTCGTCCAGAAGTTCCGCCAGCTTGCGGATGGCTTTTTCGTCAATTTTCATGGGATATCAATACCCTGCCTTCATAAGGTTTAATCGTGCACTTGCTTACAGAAGGATGCGGGAAATGTCAAAGGGGAACCGCACCCTCCCCCCTGTCAATTTGACAATAAGTGTTCAATTCCAAGGAGATAGCCCTGCGGCCCCATCCCTTTGAACACGGCCGAAGCGACCGGCTCGACATAGGAAATGTGCCGAAACGGCTCCCGCGTGGATGGGTCGGACAGATGCACCTCCACCACCGGGACGTGCAAAATCTTCAGCGCGTCATGGATCGCCACAGACGTATGGGTATAGGCCGCCGCATTGATCACGACACCAACCAGATCCGGGTCATGCGCCACCTCCTGAATCCAGTCGACCAGAACACCTTCATGGTTGGATTGGCGGAAATCAATCTCATGCCCCGCCTTGGCGCCCGCCGCACGGCACAGCGCCTCGATATCGCCCAGCGTTGTCGTGCCGTAAATATCGGGTTCGCGCCGCCCCAGCATGTTCAGGTTCGGCCCGTTGAGGACCAGAATCTTTTTCATCTAGTGCGCATGCCCGGCGTGGTCGTCATGCCCGGCACCGTGATCGTGCCCATGGTCATGATCCGCCGGAACATCGCCCGCGGCCCGGACCAGAACGGTCGTTTCAACTTTGCCCGCTTTTTCAAACACCAGCGTCAGGGGGAAGGTCTGATCCTTCACCAACGGCTGGGGCAAATCCAACAGCATAATATGGTGACCGCCCGGCTTTAACGTCAGGCCGGCATCGGCACCAACATCAAAACCATCAGTTTTGCGCATCTTCATGACACCGTTGTCATCTTCGTGCGTATGCAGTTCGGCGCGCTTGGTCACCGGCGTTTCCGCACCAATCAAACGATCCGCCGCATCCGCCCCAACGGTCAAAAATACCGCCCCGGTTTTTGTGCCGGATACGGTGGCAAAACTATAGGCATCATGCACGATCACATCGGCATAAGCGGCAGAGGACAAAACGCTCAACATCAAGGCCATCAGGGCCGCAGAACGCATTTTCATGATTGATCCTTTATCGGGACGGGGTGGTACGAACATGGTTAAAGAACGCCAGAAAATCGGATGATTTGAACACGCCGTCCTTCGGCGGTGCAAAGACCAGATGATCATTAAAGACAAAAGACGGCAGGGCCGGTGGCTTTACCGCATCCATCAAGGCGCGTCCGGCATTCAACGCATCATCGACGCGCGGGTCATTCATATCGGCATTGAGCCGATCAAAATCGACCCCGGCATCCATCGCCAGTGTTTTGACGACATCATCGGTCAGCGCACCATCATAATTCATCAGCGCATCATGAAACGGGGCAAATTTATCCTGGAGCCCGGCAGCCAGGGCCAGACGGGCCAGACGCTGGTTATGTGGATCGGATAGCGGGACAGGCTGGACAATGACCTGAATATCCCCGGCGCCAGCCGCCTCATCCGCCAGCGCCTGGGTCAGGGCCTGATGCGCCTGCATGCAGGGGTCACAACTGCCATACCGGGTCAGGGCGACGATACGGATGACGGGGTCGCCCTGCTCCGCCGCGTGCATCACCTGACCGGCCACGGCCTGGGTAATATGGGATTGTGTTTTTTTCCATGACAATGTCCGCATCGTCATGGATGTCGCCAGAAAGACCAGCAGGATCGCAAAACCGCCCAACCCCCACACAAGGATACGTCGCATTATGGCCCCCATTGGTCTTTCAGCGTTTCCAGATCGTTAGTCTTTCTTCGCCAGCTTGGCGCGTTCTTCGGCAATGATTGATTGCATGCCTTCCAGACCCAGATAGCCACGCACCGGGGTTTCATTGATAATGAAGCCCGGCGTGCCGCTAATGCCCAGTTCGCGGGCCAGAGCGATGTTGGATTCGATCTGCTTGGCCACGTCGGCGCTTTCCGCATCTTTCTTCATCTGCTCAACATCCAGCCCCAGATCCTTGCCCATAGCTTGCACTTGCTCTTCGCGCAACTGACCGGACATTTTCATCAGCTTGGAATGCATTTCAAAGTATTTGCCCTGTTTCCCGGCAGCCAAAGCATATTTCGCGGCCATGTGCGACCCTTCGGACAAGATCGGGAAATCGATCATGACGAATTTCACATCCTTGTCCGATTCCAGGATTTGCGCCATGTCGTTAAAGGCGTGTTTGCAATACCCGCAATTATAATCATAAAACTCGGCGATCACGACCGTGCCCTTGGGATTGCCCGCCACGGGCTTGCCCGCATCGTTGAACAACGCGTCTTTCTTGGTCACAATCAATTCTTTCATCGCATCGACCTGCGCCTGTTCCTGATCGACTTGATGCTTGGCCACGGCTTCCATAATCACCTGCGGGTTTTCCATCAGGTAGTCATAGATAATGTCATTCAACGCAGCCTTTTGATCGGCGGTGAAGACGTCTTTCGTCGCGGCGTGCGGCACGAGGGCAAAGCCCGCAACCGATACGGCCAAAACGGAAACAGCAACAGCAGAGAGGCGCAGTTTGGAAGAGAGGGTCACGGGTATGTCCTTTCGCGTGAAACAAGTCGGGTTAAGTTTTAATCTTTATCGGCACTTTGTTCAACATGGCTCAGGATATCCTGCGCCCGAATCCATGGGGCGGAGCCTTTTTTCAAACCTTGTGCGGCCACTTCGGCCTGACGTTTTGCATAGTCGTTATTTCGTTGCAGCAGCGCTTCCTCGGCTAGATGCAGGCGCGCCATCGGGTCATTGCCCTGTTTGCCGTAAGCGGTGGCCAGCAGGCGATGCACGCGCGGTGAACGCGTTTCGGTCCGCAGGGCTTTTTGCAACTGGGTGATCGCCTCATCCAATGACGAATTCGACTCGATCAGCGCATGGGCGTAGGATACGCGCAATAACGGCGCATCCGCATCCAGAGTCACGGCCTTGCGATAGAAGGGCACGGCCTCTTTCACCTTGCCGAAATCGACCAGCATCTGGCCCTTCAGTTCGTTGAAATACGGGTTTTCCGGCTCATCCTTCAGCAACGCGTCCATTTGCCCCAGCGCGTCCGTGACGCGGTTCTGGCGATAGGCGGCGATGGCACGGGCATAACGCGCCGCCATTGATGTATCCCGGTCGGCATAAACCCACGGCACCTGCTCCGGCGTGATAAAGCCGACCAGCTTTGCAATCATGCGGGCATGCTCTTCGTTCCACGACGCGGGCACGGGCTTGGCATTATCAAAGCTGTTTCCCTGCAACACCGTTTCAACGGCCTGAATCCGGTCCCGGGTCAGCGGGTGGGTGCGGACATATTCGGATTGCTGGCTGGCGGGCAGCAATTCTTCATTTTCCATCTGTTTCATAAAACTGAGGAACCCGGCCCCGTTCAGGCCCGCCTTGGACATATAGGACAGGCCCGCCTGATCCGCGCTGGATTCCTGGACCCGGCTGAACGCCATAAAACGCCGTTCCGCCATCGACCGCGACCCCATCGACACCGCGCTGGCCGCTCCGCCATCGCCCGTGGCAATGGCCGCGCCAATCCCGATCAAAGCCCCCAGAATCGTTTCATAGGACGCTTCTTCCAGCGCCTGCCGCGTGCGGATCAAATGCCCGCCGCTGATATGGCCCAATTCGTGGGCGATGACGCCGATCAGCTCTTCCGGTGTTTTTGTGCGCTGAATCAAGCCGGTATAGATAAAAACATTCTGCCCGCCGGCGACAAAGGCATTCAGGCTGGAATCCTGAACCAGGATGAAATTGACCGATTTCGGGTCCAGCCCGGCGGCCCGCACCACAGGCTCGGACCACATTTCGATGGTTTTTTCGATTTCCGTATCACGGATGAGCGTCGGGCCGTTTTGCGCAAAGCCATCCCCGACCGTGCCCAGCAACAGCCCGGTTACCATCACAAAACCCAGAACAGGGCGCACCCCGCGACGACGGAACAATTTCATGAATCCCAGCATTTCTGATAAATATGGTGCAAAGATGACGCAATGACAGCCCGAACGGACCCATAACTTTAGTATGACCGCCCTCCTCTATCAATGGATTGATCTGATCTGGATCCCGATTGCCATGGTGGTGGTTCACCGCGGGCAGGTTTTAAAAAGCCTGGCCTTCATTCTGACCTGTATCCTGACCTTACGGACACAAATCGAGATTATGGAGTCCATCGGCAAGGGCGATGGCATTCTCCACTGGCTCGATATGGGTCTTTATGAACGCGGATTGATCATTTATGGCCTGTTAATAGGGGTTTTTCTTGTATTGGCGCACTTTTCCCCGCATACAAGGGGCGTAATCTTTCTGGCGGCGACCTTGTCCCTGTATGTACTGGGCCTATGTGTTTCGATGCTTGCGATGGTGTTTTGAGATGAGTGAGAAAAAAGGGTCAGGATCCGGGTCTGGAACGGGCAATTTGCGCGGCAACCAGCGCAACGTGAAGGTTAAGAACAAGAGCTTGAAACTCTCGTCCCGCCGCTGGCTGCAACGCCAGCTGAATGATCCTTACGTGCTGGAAGCGCAAAAGGCTGGCTTCCGTTCCCGCGCGGCCTTCAAGCTGATCGAGATGGATGAGCAGCTGCACCTGATCCGCCCGGGCATGAACATCATTGATCTGGGGGCCGCCCCGGGCGGCTGGTCCCAGGTGGCCGCGGCCAAGGGGGCACACGTTGTGGGCCTTGACCTGCTGCCCATCGACCCGCTGCCGGGCATCGCCTTTCTGCAGATGGATTTTATGAACGATGACGCACCCGAAGCGCTGATCACCACACTGGATGGTCCTGCCGATCTGGTCATGTCCGACATGGCGCCAAACACGACGGGCCACCAATCCACCGACCATATCCGCATCATGGGATTGGTCGAAGCCGCGTATGATTTCGCATTGGAAGTTTTGAGACCCGGCGGATCGTTCGTCGCCAAAGTGTTTCAAGGCGGCACGCAGGCCGAATTGCTGGCCCGCATGAAGCGCGATTTCAAATCCGTGAAACACATCAAACCCAAAGCCAGCCGCAAGGAATCGGCCGAACAATATGTCGTGGCCACCGGGTTCAAGGGCATCAGCGAATAACAAAAAACCCCGCCAAATGGCGGGGTTTTTAATTCACATGAAACAGATTAGCGGCGCAGGAAATCGAACAGGCCCGGCTTCTTGTTCTGGACGGACCCTTTCGGCATTTCATCAACAATTTTGCGCATCGTGTTCAATTCCGCCGATTGTTTGAACGCGCCGTGATATTTCGATCCTTGTTCGCTGGAGTCCATGGCCTCGGCCACAACGTGCAGCGGAACGCTTTCCACCGCATCACCGTTGCCGAAATGCTTTTCCATCTTTTCCAGTTTTTTGCTGAGGAAACGGTCCAGATCGTTCAGCGTTTTGCGCTCGCCATTTTGGGCACGCAGGCACGCATCAATCACTTTTTCCGTCAGCTCCATCACCTGATCCAGACCGCCGGCATGGCCGTCGATCAACAGGTCGGAATAGGTGGACAGGATATTCGTTTCACCCAAATTCGGGCACAGGGTCCGGATGTTGGCTTGCAGGGATTTATCCAGCGTCTTGCGCGCTTCGCGGTCCAGGCGCTGGCCGTCATAGGATTTGTGAAAGTCCCAGTCAAAAATGTTGATCATCACCGCTTCGGCGGCGGACATGTCCGGGGTCTGTGCCCCAGTTTCTTTATTTGCATCGTCGAATGACTTACGCATCGTTTTACCCTCTATCAGTGATCCAAAGTGGACACCCATAGAATACGCCTGTTGCAGTGCAGTGCGTACAAAAATCGCTGTTTTAAAGGGTGTTTTGACAAATTTGATGCAGAATTTCGCATCTGCACAATTTTGGGTAATTTTATTTCGCATTTTCCAGAACATTGGAAATAAACGAGTCATTCCCGGCCTATGCGGCTGGCCTATTCCACCCCCCTGCTCTATAAATGAGCGTCAAGATTCGCTCGCCCCCGCCCCAAGCATCCCACGGGCATCTCACGGGCATCCAACCGGAAAAGGATTTTGACCATGGCCACCCCATCCGTTCACACCCCCCAAAAAACAATGCGTGAAGGTTTGACGTTTGATGATGTCCTGCTGGTCCCCGGCGCATCGGACATTCACCCCGCCGATGCCGATACACGCACACGCCTGACCAAATCGATCACCTTAAACATTCCCGTCCTGTCCGCCGCGATGGACACCGTCACCGAAGCCGAGATGGCGATTGCATTGGCACAAGCGGGCGGGCTGGGCGTCATTCATCGCAACATGACACCGGAACAGCAAGCCGACATGGTCCGCCGCGTGAAACGGTTTGAATCCGGCATGGTCGATAACCCGATTACAATTGAACCGGATGCCACGTTGGAACAGGCGTTGCGCTTGATGCGGCATCATCGTATTTCCGGCATTCCCGTGACAGAATCCAGCGGCAAGCTGGTCGGCATCTTGACCAACCGCGATGTGCGCTTTGCCGAAAACGCGGCCCAGCCGGTGCGTGAATTGATGACCGCCGACCATCTGATCACCGTGCCCGCCGATGTCAGCCGCGATGAAGCCCGCCGCTTGCTGCACAAGCACC
The window above is part of the Micavibrio aeruginosavorus ARL-13 genome. Proteins encoded here:
- a CDS encoding LabA-like NYN domain-containing protein codes for the protein MRRQKNQIANIPFYPEEKLALFIDGSNLYAAARALEFDIDYRLLLKWAADQGRLVRALYYTALIEDQEYSPIRPLVDWLDYNGYTMVTKPTKEFVDAQGRRKIKGNMDIELAIDMMEMADNVDHIMLFSGDGDFRRLIEAVQRKGVRVTVVSSIKTSPPMVADELRRQADHFLELEMLANAIQRAGGPRTAANAQPATDGMDDEDEDDNFGNALPPSILGAE
- a CDS encoding copper chaperone PCu(A)C; the protein is MKMRSAALMALMLSVLSSAAYADVIVHDAYSFATVSGTKTGAVFLTVGADAADRLIGAETPVTKRAELHTHEDDNGVMKMRKTDGFDVGADAGLTLKPGGHHIMLLDLPQPLVKDQTFPLTLVFEKAGKVETTVLVRAAGDVPADHDHGHDHGAGHDDHAGHAH
- the rpoZ gene encoding DNA-directed RNA polymerase subunit omega; its protein translation is MARVTVEDCVEKVANRFELVMLAAQRARKIGSGAALTLDRDNDKNPVVALREIAEETVGVEDLKEELIRNNQRVIEMDDSEDIIDQMDGEEEWNALAAQSAAMDLDRDSDDDDDFGDDDGEPSLEDLAGGVPDGDDDL
- a CDS encoding RelA/SpoT family protein, with the protein product MSLSSDLVDQIKTYNPDIDPALIERAIEYARVKHDGQVRASGEPYYTHPVEVAAILADMKMDPATIVTAILHDTLEDTDATMEELKKLFGDDVANMVNGVSKLSRIEGQTVEGKQAENFRKLVLAMSDDIRVLLVKLADRLHNMRTIHHIAKPEKQRRIARETLEIYAPLAERIGIHQIKEELEDRAFGVMNPEARESITNRLSYLRQEGTDMADTIIKALSKTLKDAGINGVVLGREKTRYSIWRKMQRKNVSFEQLSDIMAFRVLVDNVEQCYHVLGIIHSQYPTVPGRFKDYISTPKPNGYRSIHTTVIGPENQRIEVQIRTKDMNEEADLGVAAHWAYKGGASKADMKDARQFRWLRELLDLIENEQRPEEFLENTKLELFQDQVFVFTPKGDLMELPNGSTPVDFAYAIHSNVGDRCTGAKINGRIAPLNTKLQNGDQVDIITAKNQTPSPTWERFVATGKARSHIRRYVRQQQRDEYATLGRAMLQKVFQAEGYEYSEKGLAGILNQFRGAEVVDDILAGIGQGNFVARDVFRAIFPSHKAAPARKPNEMDVAEAGVTGRKAESSSRPMPIKGLIPGMAVHFARCCHPLPGDRIVGIVTTGKGVTIHTIDCETLENFADTPERWLDVSWGDGPDSPESHIGRIDVTIANVAGALGTISTVIGKNGGNITNLKITNRSLDFWDMILDVYVNDIKHLNNIIAALRATPQIASVQRSRGR
- the aroQ gene encoding type II 3-dehydroquinate dehydratase, with translation MKKILVLNGPNLNMLGRREPDIYGTTTLGDIEALCRAAGAKAGHEIDFRQSNHEGVLVDWIQEVAHDPDLVGVVINAAAYTHTSVAIHDALKILHVPVVEVHLSDPSTREPFRHISYVEPVASAVFKGMGPQGYLLGIEHLLSN
- the accC gene encoding acetyl-CoA carboxylase biotin carboxylase subunit, whose protein sequence is MFKKILIANRGEIALRIIRACREMGIQTVAVHSTADANAMAVRLADESVCIGPAPSRESYLNIPAILTAATVTGAEAIHPGYGFLSENEQFARMVEEHGFVFIGPKPEHIATMGDKVMAKKTVKALGLPVVPGSEGALESVEEGLAFAKEAGYPVLIKAASGGGGKGMKVVRSPEEFQEAYSTARSEAKANFGDDTVYVEKYLEKPRHIEIQVFGDTHGNAIHLGERDCSTQRRHQKLVEEAPSPVLSAEERDQIGSLAAEVIRKMGYRGAGTIEFLYENGQFFFMEMNTRIQVEHPVTEMITGIDLIAEQIRVAAGEPLSVNKDRIHLRGHAIEIRINAEDPDTFMPSPGTITQFHAPGGLGVRFDSAIYGGYRIPPYYDSMVGKLIVHGRNRDECIRRLRRAITETVVEGVKTTLPLQLWISEQPEFTSGEYNIHWLEKKLAER
- a CDS encoding M48 family metalloprotease, producing MKLFRRRGVRPVLGFVMVTGLLLGTVGDGFAQNGPTLIRDTEIEKTIEMWSEPVVRAAGLDPKSVNFILVQDSSLNAFVAGGQNVFIYTGLIQRTKTPEELIGVIAHELGHISGGHLIRTRQALEEASYETILGALIGIGAAIATGDGGAASAVSMGSRSMAERRFMAFSRVQESSADQAGLSYMSKAGLNGAGFLSFMKQMENEELLPASQQSEYVRTHPLTRDRIQAVETVLQGNSFDNAKPVPASWNEEHARMIAKLVGFITPEQVPWVYADRDTSMAARYARAIAAYRQNRVTDALGQMDALLKDEPENPYFNELKGQMLVDFGKVKEAVPFYRKAVTLDADAPLLRVSYAHALIESNSSLDEAITQLQKALRTETRSPRVHRLLATAYGKQGNDPMARLHLAEEALLQRNNDYAKRQAEVAAQGLKKGSAPWIRAQDILSHVEQSADKD
- a CDS encoding DsbA family protein — encoded protein: MRRILVWGLGGFAILLVFLATSMTMRTLSWKKTQSHITQAVAGQVMHAAEQGDPVIRIVALTRYGSCDPCMQAHQALTQALADEAAGAGDIQVIVQPVPLSDPHNQRLARLALAAGLQDKFAPFHDALMNYDGALTDDVVKTLAMDAGVDFDRLNADMNDPRVDDALNAGRALMDAVKPPALPSFVFNDHLVFAPPKDGVFKSSDFLAFFNHVRTTPSR
- a CDS encoding DsbA family protein produces the protein MTLSSKLRLSAVAVSVLAVSVAGFALVPHAATKDVFTADQKAALNDIIYDYLMENPQVIMEAVAKHQVDQEQAQVDAMKELIVTKKDALFNDAGKPVAGNPKGTVVIAEFYDYNCGYCKHAFNDMAQILESDKDVKFVMIDFPILSEGSHMAAKYALAAGKQGKYFEMHSKLMKMSGQLREEQVQAMGKDLGLDVEQMKKDAESADVAKQIESNIALARELGISGTPGFIINETPVRGYLGLEGMQSIIAEERAKLAKKD
- the accB gene encoding acetyl-CoA carboxylase biotin carboxyl carrier protein encodes the protein MKIDEKAIRKLAELLDETHLTEIEVAEGEQVIRVARGGAVFSGSAPMPVSMASDPTIPQAANLSAPSTVAGNHPGAVVSPMVGTAYLQAEPGAPSFVQKGATVKAGDTLLIIEAMKVMNPIKAQKGGVVTQIAIENGQPVEYGDVLMVIE